Below is a genomic region from Ferribacterium limneticum.
CGAAAATCTATTCCTGATTCAACACCCGTCCCGCCATTGCAACAGCCGCCTCATCGCACTTCCGAAGCATTTTTCTGACACTGAATAAACCTATTTCAACAGGAGACATAAAATGAAAATTACCCACGCACTCGGAACAAGCATCGCGCTGCTCGTCGCTTTCTGGGTTTACGTCAGCATCGGACACCCCGAACTGAAACTCTATCCATGGATCGGTTTCGTCGCCTGGGCTGCTTTTTTTGCCGCCGGAGGGGGCCGCACCGGCTTGGTCAAACCTCTTGCCACCAGCACGGCTGGCATCGTTCTGACTGCGCTCACCATGTATGGCGTCGGTCAGTCTGGGAACGGCCTGGTGATACTTATGCTGTTGGTCGCGATCCTGGCTTTCGTGTTGGTGTTGATATCAGAAGTTGGCATTTTTTCATACACACCAGCAGCGTTCTTGGGTGCGGCAACGTATTTTGGCTCGGGGAGCAAAATAGACGAAAGCATCGTATTCGTCATTCTTTCGTGGGTTGCCGGGCTACTTCTCGGTTACGCATCCGAGGTAATTGGTAACAAGATCGCGCGCCCTGCAGTTTAGTGAGGTATTGCATGTCCGCGATTAAATGCCAAGAGGCAAGTCAAGTTGTCACGGTCAACGGCGAAGCTGCCCTCTTTCCCCTTGACACCTCAGTTGCCGCCTTGCTGGCCGCGCGCGGAATGGCGGGAAAGCGCGTCGCTGTCGAGCGCAACGGCGAGATCGTTCCCCGAAGCAAGCATTCAGATACGACGTTGATTCATGGCGACCGTATCGAAATTGTCATTGCTGTCGGTGGTGGCTGAAACGTTCTGGAACGCTAGGTGAATCAATAATGGAAGATCCTCTGATCATTGCAGGCAAGAGCTACCGATCGCGCTTGCTTGTCGGAACGGGCAAGTACCGGGACTTTGCGGAAACAAAAGCGGCAATTGATCTCAGCGGTGCCGAGATAGTTACCGTTGCCATTCGTCGTACCAATATCGGTCAGGATACTAGCCAGCCATCACTGCTCGATTTCCTGCCGCCTTCCCGCTACACGCTATTGCCGAATAGCGCCGGGTGTTACACGGCGGCGGACGCAGTACGCACACTGCGACTTGCTCGGGAACTTCTCGACGGACATAGCCTGGTAAAACTCGAAGTCCTGGGCGATGGCAAGACACTATTCCCTGATATGCCAGCCACTCTTGAAGCCGCTAGCATCCTCGTCAAGGATGGTTTCAAGGTCATGGTCTATTGCGCTGACGACCCCATCCAGGCCAAGCGTCTGGAGGAGTTGGGCTGTGTCGCGATTATGCCTCTCGCCAGCTTGATCGGTTCGGGCATGGGGATTCTAAACCCGTGGAACTTAAGGCTCATTATCGACAATGCAAAAGTGCCTGTCATTGTCGATGCCGGTGTTGGCACCGCGTCAGATGCCACCATTGGCATGGAACTGGGATGCGCAGGAGTACTTATGAACACTGCAATTGCCAGTGCGAAAAATCCGCCATTGATGGCGAAGGCAATGAAAAATGCTGTTCAGGCTGGGCGCGAAGCGTACCTTGCCGGACGTATGCCGAAGAAACTCTATAGTGGAGATCCGTCATCGCCGACGGATGGGGTAATCGGTTCACCAAGCCACCGCTGACGGACAAACCCAAAAGCTTGGCGAGTTACCCGGCAAAGCGACGCATGGGCGGGCGAAGCCGCTACCTCGCAGCCCATGGCTGACGCCCGCCCGTCGTCCCCCAGCCCCCTCTGGCAGGTGCGGCCGAGTTTGCGCGCCGGCCCATACCCCCCGCGCACGGCGCTTGCTGCCTCACCATGGCAAGCAAGCGTTCCTGCGCTGTCTTTCAGGCAACTTCCAGGCTATCGCGGCCGAAACGTCCGTGGAGAATTCCTCTCTGTGCCCTGATTCGCCCCCGGGAACGCGACTGTGACAGATGTATCCCATGTCACACATTTCCCTGTAATAGCAGATACAGATGTCACTTAATTCGCTGAAAAGCGCCAAAAACAGGCCTGTTAACGGCCTGTTATGCGTGGCATGGAACTCGCTAAAACCAGCTACGGGTATTGAACTCGTACGGCCGGCGGACTTGGCTGCTGGTTGAAAATCAGAGGAAAGAGGAGATTATTAATGCAACACAGATCCGTGAAAAGGATACTTGCAAAGAGCCTGGTTATCAGTGCCGCTACAGCCATGCTGTCTCTTGCAAATACTGTCTTTGCTGCAGATGAAAAGGGCTCGGCCGATCCAGAGCCGCCGTTAGGCGTCAACGTTTTGGAGGCCACGTTCAAGTGGCGCCCCAACTACGTCTCGGAAGACATGCTTTTAAACGCCGACAAGGATGCAAACAACTGGCTCCACTACGGCAAGGACTACCAGGGGACACGGTTCAGCCAACTGCGCCAGATCAACCGCGAAAACGTCAGCAAGCTGGTTCCGGTGTGGAATCTTTCGTTTGGCGTCAATGATGCACAGGACAGCCAGGCAATGGTGGTCAATGGCCGAATCTATGTCACGGCAAGCCAGAACAAGGTTTTCGCCCTGGATGGAGAGTCCGGCCGCATGCGCTGGAAGTATGAGCGCTCCCTACCCGGAGACCTGGGGGCCCGTTTGTGCTGCGAAGCAGTTAACCGTGGTGTAGCAGTGTTCAAGAACATGGTTTACATGGCCACCCTGGATACGCATCTGGTTGCTCTTGACAACACGACTGGGCGTGTCGTTTGGGATGTCAAACTGGGCGACTACCAAACAGGTGAGATTTACACGTCAATGCCGCTGGTCGCCAACGGGATGATCGTGGTCGGCAACTCCGGTGCAGACGTTGGGGGCAACGTTGGCAAGATTACGGCGCTTGATCCTGATACCGGCAAGATCATTTGGCAAACCAAGACACGCCCGACGAGCGCCAACGACCCTGCGGCCAAAACCTGGGCGAACGACTCCTGGCAGACGGGCGGAGCAGCGGCCTGGTTGACCGGCAACTACGACCCGAAGACCAAGACGATTTTCTGGGGGGTCGGCAATCCCACGCCGGACTTTGATCCACGGGTACGGGCCGGGGACAACCTCTACAGCAATTCGACGCTTGCCCTCGATGCCAACACAGGAAAAATCAAGCACCATTTCCAATACACCCCGAACGACTCGTGGGACTACGACGGAAATAACGAAACCATCCTGATCGACGACGAACTGGGACGCAAGGTATGGCTGCATGCCGATCGCAACGGCCACGTCTATTCGATCAACAGGGATAGCGGCAAGTGCAACTGGGTGGTTCCGATCGCCCGGGTGAACTGGGTTACCGGCTTTAAGGACAACTGCCGCCCGATCGTCAATCCGGACAAGGTGCCAAGCTACGACAAGGTGGTCACCGATATCGCTCCGATTCTGGATGGTGGCAAGGAATGGCACCCGGCATCCTACAGCCCGCTGACAAAGTTCCTCTATGTGCCGTTTATCGACAGCTCAATGGACATCCAAGCCAAACAGATGAGCTGGAAAAAAGGCGAGTGGTTCTTGTCTTCCAAGGTCCTGAAGGCAAACCCCTATACCGGCGGCGTCAAGGCATTTGATGCGACAACGGGCAAGGTCGCCTGGTCCCGCCCCCAAAGCACCCCGGCAACCAGCGGCCTCTTGAGCACCGCCGGCGGCCTCGTTTTCTCGGGTGATGCAGAAGGTTATTTCTCGTCGATGCGTGACGACACCGGTGAGACGCTGTGGCAATTTAACGTGGGCACCGGCATTCACGGCAACCCGACGACCTTCAACGTCGATGGCAAGCAATATGTTGCGATTGTCTATGGGCCAGGGGGCGGCAGCTTGTGGCCGCTGGTCTATGGCGAGTTGTTCAAACACCAGAACCGGGGCGGCGGCATGATGGTCTTCGCTCTTCAAAAATAAGCAATATGGATGGCGCGCCCTCCCCGGGGCGCGCTCAGGAGTCTGGAAATGAACAAGATGAAATTTTCGGCGTCCTACGCGCTGATGCTGGTTTTCGCCCTGTGTTTATCACATGCATATGCCAGCGATGCGCCAAAAACAGGGACCATGCCCGAACTGGTGGCGTGTTTGTCCGATGACAACGCACCGTTTTCGTCCTCGAATGGAGGAGGAATTGATGCAGAAATGTCGCGCCGCCTTGGAGAATTCCTCCATCGCCCAGTGCGTATATCTTGGATCGCGATTCCCGAACGTGGCGGATTAGGCAGGGCTCTGCGCATGGCGATGAAGCCAGGCAACTGCGATCTGTTTTTTGGCATCCCGGTGAATGGCACAGCGAATGAGGATGTGCTCGAACAACACCTGGAAACCTCAGAACCATACCTCTCTACGGGCTATGTACTCGTCGCCGCAAAGGGGAGCAACGTCAGGACACTTGATGATGCTCAAAGAGCCCAGCGGGTTGGCGTGGTTACCGCCACACCGGCCGATATGTACCTTCACAAACAACGTTTCAACAGAATTCCCTACGGCAATAACCGCGACCTGTTAGACGCCCTATCGGAGGGCGCCGTGAACGCAGCAGTCCTTTGGCTCCCAGCCTTGGCGAGTGCCGAGCAACGAGGCTTCGAGCTCTGGCCAAATGCCATTCGAGATGAGCATCTTCCATCGCCCGAACTGGAGACACGCTTTGTCATTGCCATGCGGAGCGGCGAAGCCGACCTGAAAGCCAACCTCAATGTGGCGCTTGCTCACCTGCGCTCGGATGGATCACTGGACAGCATCCTGCGCCGCCACGGAATTGCCCGGACGCATGTCCAGTGACGCTCATTTTTCCCAAAATCTCAATCACTCTCTAGAAGCTACAGATGGATAAACAACTCATTCAAAAGTGGTCAACCCAGGCATTTCATGGAAAACGACTGCTATCAGTCACCGCAATGATCATGGCACTGGGCCTTGCCAGCATTGCCCATGCATTTGGCGTCCCCTCCGGAGACTCTGCAACACCTGCCGCCTCCGCCAATCCATTCGCGGGGAGCGCGGAGAAAGCGCGAAAGGGGGAGGAATTGTTTGGTCGAAATTGCCAGCAATGCCATAACACCAGGGGGCATGGCGGCAAGTGCCCACAACTTGTCCGGGGTGCCTGGGCGCCGGGTGGGGCAAACTCGGACCAATTCATGTTTGACACGATTACCAAGGGCCGCCCGAATACCCAAATGGGGGCTTGGGGCGAAGCCTTAAGCCAAAGCGAAATATGGGAAATAATTACCTTCTTGCGAGAGGAGGCCGTTCGGGTCAAGGTAATCGATGGCCGCAAGAAAACCGATGACGATGAGTCCTGGTATTAATTTCTGAATCATGAGACGGGCTGTCGGTGCAGCCCGTTTTCATCAATTGAGTTCGTACCCGATACTTGCCGCCAGACCAAATCGGAGAAGCGGATGAGAACGCTATCAACACTTGCTACAGCAACTGGATAAATAGAAATGGCAGACAACGCAGGCAGCGTGAAACAAAAAGGCGTCAAGCAAAGAGGCGAACTCAAAACCGCGCGCATCCCCATCAAGATCGTGCCGGTCGACACCCCGCTGCGTAAACCCGAGTGGATACGCGTCAAGGCCGGCAACAGCGCCGGCCGCTTCGGCGAAATCAAGACCATGCTGCGCGAAAAGAAGCTGCACACCGTCTGCGAAGAAGCCGCCTGCCCGAATATCGGCGAGTGCTTCGGCCGCGGCACGGCGACCTTCATGATCCTCGGCGACATCTGCACCCGGCGCTGCCCGTTCTGTGACGTCGGCCATGGTCAACCCCTGCCGCCCAACCCGGACGAACCGCGCGAACTGGCCGAGTCGGTCGCCACGCTGAAGTTGCGTTACGTCGTCATCACCAGCGTCGACCGCGACGACCTGCGCGACGGCGGCGCCCAGCACTTCGTCGACGTCATCAGCAATGTCCGCAAACTGTCGCCGACGACCACCGTCGAGACGCTGGTCCCCGACTTCCGCGGCCGCATGGAAGTCGCCCTCGACGTCCTCGGCGGCGCCCTGCCCGACGTGCTGAACCACAACATGGAAACGGTGCCCCGCCTCTATAAACAGGCCCGCCCCGGCGCCGACTACACGCACTCGCTCGAATTCCTCAAGCAGTTCAAGGCGCGCTATCCGAACGTCAAAACCAAATCCGGCCTGATGGTCGGCCTCGGCGAAACTGACGAGGAAATCCTCGACGTCATGCGCGACCTGCGTGCCCACGATGTCGAAATGCTGACCATCGGCCAGTATCTGGCGCCGTCCGGCCACCACCTGCCGGTCACCCGCTACGTCCACCCCGACACCTTCAAGATGTATCAAGAAGAGGCGAAGAAAATGGGCTTCACCGGCGCCGCCTGCGCGCCAATGGTCAGATCCAGCTACTGGGCCGACGAGCAGGCGCACAGC
It encodes:
- a CDS encoding DUF1097 domain-containing protein, with product MKITHALGTSIALLVAFWVYVSIGHPELKLYPWIGFVAWAAFFAAGGGRTGLVKPLATSTAGIVLTALTMYGVGQSGNGLVILMLLVAILAFVLVLISEVGIFSYTPAAFLGAATYFGSGSKIDESIVFVILSWVAGLLLGYASEVIGNKIARPAV
- the thiS gene encoding sulfur carrier protein ThiS, which encodes MSAIKCQEASQVVTVNGEAALFPLDTSVAALLAARGMAGKRVAVERNGEIVPRSKHSDTTLIHGDRIEIVIAVGGG
- a CDS encoding thiazole synthase gives rise to the protein MEDPLIIAGKSYRSRLLVGTGKYRDFAETKAAIDLSGAEIVTVAIRRTNIGQDTSQPSLLDFLPPSRYTLLPNSAGCYTAADAVRTLRLARELLDGHSLVKLEVLGDGKTLFPDMPATLEAASILVKDGFKVMVYCADDPIQAKRLEELGCVAIMPLASLIGSGMGILNPWNLRLIIDNAKVPVIVDAGVGTASDATIGMELGCAGVLMNTAIASAKNPPLMAKAMKNAVQAGREAYLAGRMPKKLYSGDPSSPTDGVIGSPSHR
- a CDS encoding methanol/ethanol family PQQ-dependent dehydrogenase; translation: MQHRSVKRILAKSLVISAATAMLSLANTVFAADEKGSADPEPPLGVNVLEATFKWRPNYVSEDMLLNADKDANNWLHYGKDYQGTRFSQLRQINRENVSKLVPVWNLSFGVNDAQDSQAMVVNGRIYVTASQNKVFALDGESGRMRWKYERSLPGDLGARLCCEAVNRGVAVFKNMVYMATLDTHLVALDNTTGRVVWDVKLGDYQTGEIYTSMPLVANGMIVVGNSGADVGGNVGKITALDPDTGKIIWQTKTRPTSANDPAAKTWANDSWQTGGAAAWLTGNYDPKTKTIFWGVGNPTPDFDPRVRAGDNLYSNSTLALDANTGKIKHHFQYTPNDSWDYDGNNETILIDDELGRKVWLHADRNGHVYSINRDSGKCNWVVPIARVNWVTGFKDNCRPIVNPDKVPSYDKVVTDIAPILDGGKEWHPASYSPLTKFLYVPFIDSSMDIQAKQMSWKKGEWFLSSKVLKANPYTGGVKAFDATTGKVAWSRPQSTPATSGLLSTAGGLVFSGDAEGYFSSMRDDTGETLWQFNVGTGIHGNPTTFNVDGKQYVAIVYGPGGGSLWPLVYGELFKHQNRGGGMMVFALQK
- a CDS encoding substrate-binding periplasmic protein, whose protein sequence is MNKMKFSASYALMLVFALCLSHAYASDAPKTGTMPELVACLSDDNAPFSSSNGGGIDAEMSRRLGEFLHRPVRISWIAIPERGGLGRALRMAMKPGNCDLFFGIPVNGTANEDVLEQHLETSEPYLSTGYVLVAAKGSNVRTLDDAQRAQRVGVVTATPADMYLHKQRFNRIPYGNNRDLLDALSEGAVNAAVLWLPALASAEQRGFELWPNAIRDEHLPSPELETRFVIAMRSGEADLKANLNVALAHLRSDGSLDSILRRHGIARTHVQ
- a CDS encoding c-type cytochrome gives rise to the protein MDKQLIQKWSTQAFHGKRLLSVTAMIMALGLASIAHAFGVPSGDSATPAASANPFAGSAEKARKGEELFGRNCQQCHNTRGHGGKCPQLVRGAWAPGGANSDQFMFDTITKGRPNTQMGAWGEALSQSEIWEIITFLREEAVRVKVIDGRKKTDDDESWY
- the lipA gene encoding lipoyl synthase, which encodes MADNAGSVKQKGVKQRGELKTARIPIKIVPVDTPLRKPEWIRVKAGNSAGRFGEIKTMLREKKLHTVCEEAACPNIGECFGRGTATFMILGDICTRRCPFCDVGHGQPLPPNPDEPRELAESVATLKLRYVVITSVDRDDLRDGGAQHFVDVISNVRKLSPTTTVETLVPDFRGRMEVALDVLGGALPDVLNHNMETVPRLYKQARPGADYTHSLEFLKQFKARYPNVKTKSGLMVGLGETDEEILDVMRDLRAHDVEMLTIGQYLAPSGHHLPVTRYVHPDTFKMYQEEAKKMGFTGAACAPMVRSSYWADEQAHSAGVA